TTATTGTATTAGAAAAAAACATACTTGGTAGCAAAAAGAGAGGATATCATGGGAGAGGGATGGGCTTCTGAATCCTTGTTCGAGGAATAGCCAAGATGGCTACGATTCCGCCAATGAACCCTGCAGCTGCTCCAACTGCAAGTGCCGGTGAGTTCCCACCTCCAAATAGTTGGTCCCAAGGACCACTCCCAACAGACACAATTACCTGCAAACACGTAACACTTTTTAGTTAGCCACAACcagctaaaataaataaatgaggTTTTATACTAATACACATGCTTCACTAATGCAGACACGTTCAAACAAGTATaaaaagtgaaaaataaaatcataaacaaTGAATAGCTTACCTGTGGGATGACTATAGCTAAATTCAGCACACCCAAAGACAAACCTGCCACAACAAAACTTCGATAAAAAAACACCACTTGTAATTAAACCAGTGAagacataatattaaaaataatacacACCTTGACCTAAGCCCAAAGACTCAATACGTATTGAAATCAACGCATAAGGAACACTGTAAGTTATCTGCGGAAGAAGTAACAGTATCATTAGTAATTATTGTAACTATAAAGTTAGTCAATGTAAGTATACTTACTGCCAATGGAATCCCCAGAATCGTAAAGATCAACACTGCAGCAATCACAATCCCAGCAGGTGGCTGTTCATGGCCAATGTAGCCAATATGATACGCAACGAATGAAGTAACAATCATCGCAAGAAAGCAAACAGCCATAATGATGTTTGACACCCCCCAGACAAAACCAGCCCCCCACTTTCTACAAAGCTTCTCCATAAGCACCGAAGTGATCCCAAGGAAAACAGAGTTCAACATCAAACCAAGCGCACCCATACTCACCCCGGCACTATAAGCACCACCTTGGTTCGGTTCGCCACCGTAGATCTCTCGACCCATCCAATCAGTATCAAACAGAATAAACGGGAACCAACCTATCCACGTCAAAGCCGTGACGAGCAAGATCATCCAGACGCTCCCCGGAAAATATCTGAAAGTGCCGAGGATCTCGGTGAGGAAAGCTTCGTCTGTTCCTCCTCCACTGGATTGTTGCCCGTGTGTTTGATGAGAAGGTGATGAAGCGAGAGGCGTCTCGTGAGCTGCTGTGATGCTTAGGATGGTGGTTATTGCGATGAAGACTACGTCTATGTAGAATGCGGACTTCAGGTTGGCGCATTCCACGTTGCATGCGACGGTCTTGGTGAAAGGGAAGACCTTGTACCAACCGTTGTATGATCCAGTAGCGTAGCCGAGAATGTTGCCGATGGCCATAAAGAGGGAGAAGTAGCCGTTGGCTACTCTTGTTCTGCGATTATCATTctctgaaaattaaaaaaaaagagaatgaacAAGAATTAAAGCACAAACAGAgcagttattttttttgtaatatatattaaaaactgaaaGTACCTAGTCTAAAATTAGCTTTatatttcattcaaaaaaaattagctttatattttatcaaaaataaataaaaagagattAGCATTAcgaaaaattacaaaaaaaaaaaaccaaaatgtcCAAATCCAAACACATTTAACGCCAAAATCTCTGGATCACTTCATCAAACTATGTTCttcaaaagaaaattcattcaattcacaagaaagaaaaaaagtttatggtgaccaaaaaccaaaaagaatATCCCTTTTCATAGTGATTTGCCAAGCTTAttataaaacatgaaaaatactACAAAACAATTTGACTTTATAAACACTAATTATAATATCGCACACCACAGCTAATTCGAGCTATATGTTAGGGGATCAACTCGTAACAATATTAGTATTAATTATCCAAAAGATCATAAATTTGTGAATTTTTCAATGATTCACATGTGTGACTTATGTGAGTGTATTCACGAGAAACATTCtcaatactttaaatttttcaaatattaaaaaaaaagaaaagaagacagCAGAGAGAGATTAATTACCAGTAAGATCAGCGAGGAGAGCTCGACAAGGACCCTGAGTCATATTATTAGCAACATCAAGTATCCAAAACCCCAACACGAACGCCACGATCGCTCTCGGCTTAATCTTCCCTTCTCTATCCCCACACGCCCACCCTATATCCGCCGCGTGTCCTATCACCAAAACCGACACCGCGATCGCCGCGGCTCCTGCGACTATAAACGGTCTCCGCCGCCCGTACTTGCTCTTGCACCTGTCGCTGCTGTGTCCGACGAGCGGCTGCACGAACAGTCCGGAGAGAGGACCGCAGAGCCAGATCACGCTCGCCCAGGCGTGCGGGATCCCCAGCTCCTGCACGTAGGGAGTGAGGAGAGAGAGCTGGAGCGCCCACCCGAACTGTATCCCGCAGGCCACGGAGGCGACGCGGAGGAGCACGCGCTTCGAGACTTTTGATCGAGGGGGTTGACGGTTGCGTGACGGTGGTGGTCGATGGTGGCGATCTTGATCGGAAGTAGACATCTCTCTCTAGCTTCACCGATTCTCTATGAGAGCACAGCACACTTGTAGGTGGTGGCAGTGGTGGTTTGCGAATCTACTTTTGGAAAGTTTAGGTTcgaattttttaattagttggTTTTAGTGGGGcgattttgtaattaattaaagtgATATCCGGGCACGGAGAAAGATGGTTTTTATGTTCTGTAAGGGATAATAAAAGACGGTTTTTTAAATGGGAATCATTTGGTGGGGGAAAAGTAAAGAGGCAATCGTCACATTCCCTTGGATCGTGGGATAAGAACGGTTCACTATACGTTTGCACAAGAGCGACGTCAAGTATATTTCAATAATTGTGAATTTGTGAGAGAATAAATCTTTGTTACGCTAAGCAGAACTAATTAATAACTAGATCCGaccgcgcagatttttgttttcatttatttttatataaatattttgttttcaattctaaattggtatatattataatatatatatgtcaatcaatttttaaagcataataaatttacggtatatttttttcatttaatagattgtttcaaactttcacatgtatttgtatattcttctatatatagattttcggattattatttcattattaaaatcataactatatatataaatattagtaaaatattgttttattgtcatattcaaaaatattgtaatatttcacaaatttagaaagttcttaaaaaattaaacttttagcttcatacatttatattatcgagtaaataattaaacatttagtttttgtttaatttttaaaataaactatatagtt
The window above is part of the Brassica napus cultivar Da-Ae chromosome C8, Da-Ae, whole genome shotgun sequence genome. Proteins encoded here:
- the LOC111198116 gene encoding sucrose transport protein SUC4; its protein translation is MSTSDQDRHHRPPPSRNRQPPRSKVSKRVLLRVASVACGIQFGWALQLSLLTPYVQELGIPHAWASVIWLCGPLSGLFVQPLVGHSSDRCKSKYGRRRPFIVAGAAAIAVSVLVIGHAADIGWACGDREGKIKPRAIVAFVLGFWILDVANNMTQGPCRALLADLTENDNRRTRVANGYFSLFMAIGNILGYATGSYNGWYKVFPFTKTVACNVECANLKSAFYIDVVFIAITTILSITAAHETPLASSPSHQTHGQQSSGGGTDEAFLTEILGTFRYFPGSVWMILLVTALTWIGWFPFILFDTDWMGREIYGGEPNQGGAYSAGVSMGALGLMLNSVFLGITSVLMEKLCRKWGAGFVWGVSNIIMAVCFLAMIVTSFVAYHIGYIGHEQPPAGIVIAAVLIFTILGIPLAITYSVPYALISIRIESLGLGQGLSLGVLNLAIVIPQVIVSVGSGPWDQLFGGGNSPALAVGAAAGFIGGIVAILAIPRTRIQKPIPLP